CGGATATCCTGGAGGAGTCTTACTCCCCTTGTACGATGTAATCTACGATTCTGACCTTAAACATGTATTGGTAAGGCACGAACAGTGCGCAGCCCATGCAGCAGATGGTTATGCTCGGGCTTCCGGTAAAGTAGGTGTCTGCATAGGCACCTCCGGTCCTGGTGCTACAAACCTGGTGACAGGTATAGCCACGGCTTACATGGATTCAGCCCCCATAGTGGCCCTTGCTGGACAAGTAGGAACTCCATTAATTGGTAATGATGCCTTTCAGGAAGTTGACACTATCGGCATAACCATGCCCATCAGTAAACATAGTTACCAGGCGATGAAACCATCTGAAATACCTGAAATGATTAGGTCTTCATTTTACATAGCCAGAACTGGAAGACCCGGCCCCGTCGTGGTTGATCTACCTAAAGATGTTCAAGAAGGAGAATTAGAATATCCGGAAAGCATAACCATTGACCTTCCCGGTTATAAGCCAACTAAAAAAGGACATCCCCTTCAGGTGAAAAAGGCATCAGAGATGATACTTAACTGTAAAAAACCAGTTATACTTGCTGGTGGTGGAGTAATACATTCTAACTCATCTGAAGAACTTAAACATTTGTCCGAATTGATTGGAGCACCAGTTACCACCACACTAATGGGTAAAAGTAGTTTCCCAGAGGATCATCCATTGTCATTGGGAATGCTGGGAATGCACGGACGGAAAGTCTCAAACATGATGGTCAACGAGTGTGATTGCCTTATTGCTGTGGGTTGTAGGTTTTCGGACCGTACCACTGGTGATGTGACTAAATTCGCACCTAACGCCAAGTTAATTCACATTGATGTTGATCCAGCAGAAATTGGAAAAAATATACCAGTAGATCTGCCAATTGTAGGAGACGCCAAAATAATACTTTCACACCTAATTCGGGCGATCTCCCAGAGTGAAAGCCGTGACACCCAAAGTTGGGTAGATTATGTGAGCAGTTTCCGTGCTAAATGTATGCCTCGACTCTCATTTGAAGAAATGCCACTGAAACCCCAACAAGTTATTAAAGAGATTTCAGAAGCAGTGACGGATGAAACTATTGTAACTACAGATGTTGGCCAGAACCAGATGTGGATGGCCCATTATTTCACTTCAAGAAATCCTCGAAAATTCATATCATCAGGAGGCTTGGGTACAATGGGTTTCGGCTTCCCAGCGGCAATGGGGGCCAAAGTTGCCATTCCTGAAAATGATGTAGTTGCAGTCTGCGGAGATGGCGGCTTTTTAATGGTGTGTCAGGATCTAGCCACAGTTAAGGAGTATGATATACCTGTGGTGGTTTGTGTCATGGATAATCGCTACTTGGGAATGGTGTTCCAGTGGCAGAAACTCTTCTATGAAGAGAGAATATCCCATACTAAACTCAAAGCTATGCCCGACTTTGTTAAACTTGCTGAAGCATTTGGAGTAAATGCTTACCGTGTGGAACGTCCAGGTGAAATGAAAGAAACACTTCAAGAAGCTTTAAAATCAGGAGAACCAAGTCTTATAGATGTGATGATAGATCCCAACGAGATTTTACCCATGGTTCCTCCAGGGTGTGGTTTAACAGAGATAATTGGAGAGGACGAGATAGGTAAGGGAAATTCTGATGAAATACCCTACAAATCTTCTGCCAAGGAAACTGGAGGTGATTAATGTGGACGAATTGAGAAGTCACATAATAAGCGCCATAGTAATGCACAGGCCAGGTGTGCTTCAACGTGTTGCTGGCCTATTCACCCGCAGAGGATTTAATATTGACAGTATCACCGTAGGGCCGTCTGAACAGGAAGGTTTGGCCCGCATGACCATTATTTCAACTGGTGATGATAAAGTTCTAGAACAGATAACTAAACAACTCAACAAGATCATTGAGGTAATTAAAGTTAGGGATTTGAATGCAGATGTAACTGTGACTCGGGAATTATGCTTGATCAAAACACATGCCACCTCAGAAAGAGCCCGTTCCGAAATTATTCAGTATGCAAACATCTTCAGGGGAAGAATAGTAGATGTGGGGCCTGAAAATCTGACTTTGGAGATTACTGGTGCCCCAGAAAAGATAGATGCCCTGATAGACCTATTAAAGAGTTTTGGCGTTAAAGAGGTTGCTAGAACAGGACCAACGGCTATATCAAGAGGTTCAAAAACTATTTAAGGGATTTTCCACTTGTTATCCTACGCTCATATGTGATTAGGTAGAACTAACAATTAAAAAAACAAGAAACCAACCAATATATTAAATCCTTTTAATAATACGCCGTTTAAATGTTTTCGATTCGATTTCCAAGTTAAATCAAACAAACTTTATTAATGGACTTCATCTACTATTTACATAGAGGTTTGGGCAGAAAAATTTTTTATTATCCCCATTGTATTTCCCTTTAATTTTTGAAAGAGGTGATATTATATGAAAATTTACTACGAAAAAGATGTGGATATGGATGTATTAAAAGATAAAACCGTGGCAGTTATCGGATATGGTAGCCAAGGAATGGCACAATCACGAAATATGTCAGAAAGCGGATTAGATGTTATTGTAGGGCTCCGTAAAGGTGGTGACTCTTGGGAAACGGCTATTGAACATGATATGCCAGTCATGACTGTGGAAGAAGCATCCAAAGAAGCTGATATAATTCATATACTAATTCCTGATGAAATTCAAGGCCAAGTATATAAAAAATCAATACAACCTGGGATTAAACAGGGAAACGCGATAAGTTTCTCTCACGGATACAATATCCATTTTCAATATATAAAACCACCGAAAAACGTTGACATAATCATGATAGCGCCCAAAGGGCCTGGTTCGACTGTCCGCAAACAGTATTTAGATGGATTTGGTGTGCCTGGACTGGTAGCAGTGGAACAGGATTACACAGGAAATGCTCTACAAGTTGCCCTGGCCATGGGACAGGGAAGTGGCCTTACTCGTGCAGGAGTCCTAGAAACAACATTTAAAGAAGAAACTGAAACTGATCTTTTTGGTGAACAAGCAGTTCTATGTGGAGGAGCCACTGAACTAATAAAAGCAGGGTTTCAAACCCTTGTTGAAGGCGGTTACCAGCCAGAACTGGCCTACTTTGAAACTTGCCACGAACTTAAACTTATCGTGGACTTGATCTATCAAAAAGGCTTCGCTGGTATGTGGAATGATGTGAGTAACACCGCTGAATTCGGAGGACTCACCCGCAGAGATAGAATAATTACTGAAAAATCTAGAAATGAAATGAAACAAATACTTAAAGAGATTCAAACAGGCAAATTTGCCAAAGAATGGGCTCTTGAGAACCAAGCCGGTCGCCCGCAGCTGAATCGGATGCGTGACATTGAAAACGAATTAGAAATTGAAAAACAGGGAAAAAAACTTCGTAAACTTTGCGGTCTTGAAAAATAAAAATTTTTCCCTTGGATTCCTATATTTTTCTTTTTCTAGAAAATAATCAACTAATACACAATAAAATTTCCTACCCAGCTGGTGAATTAAATGGTATTTGTGGGGATGGACCATGGCACAACTGGTGTTTCTTTTACGATTTTAGAAGATAACATCACTCATTTTAAGATTGGAAGGGATGAACTCTCATCAGGAGAAGTTTCTGCTCTAGCAGAACTATCACAGCGGATTGAAACTGAAAAAATCAAATTAATGGCTATCACTTATGCCATGGGTGATGGAATAACTAAGATAACACCCTTAAATAAGGTTAAAGATAGAGGTATTCTTTCAATAGAGGGTGCAGGGAAGGTTACAGGAGGAGGTACAACTGTTTATGATGAAATTGAAAACTCAAGCATCCCCACTGTATTGATACCTGGCCTTCACCAAGGTACTCCTTCTATGGATCCTCTTTTTCGTGAAGCATATTCACATCACGCCAGTGCTGAAAAGGTAAGTATTTGCTACAATGCCCATCTAAAAACTGGTTATGAAAATTTTATTGTGTCAGATATTAGTTCAAACACTGTCAGCATTCTCCTTGAAAATGGGATTATCAAAGGAGCAGTCGATGCGTGCCTAGGCTCTATGGGCATAATACATGGCCCTTTAGATTTAAAAATGATTCGTGACATAGATGAAGGTGTGCGAACTGCGAATGAGTGTTTTTCGCGCGCGGGTGCAGTTAAAGTAGCAGGTATTGATGAAAAAGTGGCCAAAGCAAAGGATGTTCTTCTGAAAAAATACCAAGGAGGGGATCATAAGGCTGAACTGGCCTTGGAAACAATGCTAATGACCATCACCATGGAAATATATGGCTTAGCAGGAGTTGCACATAATGAAATTGAGGGAGTGGTTCTTACTGGTTCAGTGGGATCCATGCGCGAACCATTTGATTTCTTCGGTAATCTAAAAGATAAAATCGAAAACATTGGCGAAGTAGTTATGATTCCCCCTACTTCTGGTTCGATTGGAAGTGCCCAGATTGCAAAGGCTATTTATGAAGGTGCTAAGGATATACTTGGGATTAAAGTATTATAAACCTAATTAAACTGATTAGAGGTTAATAAAGTAAGAAATTCTTCTTTTTTTTCTACAGTAGAAGAACAATGTTTTGTGTTTGTTAAAAAAAAACAATTATAAAATTCTACAGTAGAAAAATCCAGCAACCACAATGATGAAAGCAAATATATCCAATCACTCAATGAATAATAATTTCTACAGTAGAAAGGGGATTGCACTTTTACAAAGACAAGCATTATCCTTCAAAACTAGTTTAATTCTGTTATAAAACTTGTTCATCCTCCACCATAACCTGGACCATCATTATGATCAGATATCTCGGTGGGAGCTATTTTACGATAGTTTTTAGATTGAACTACCTTTTCCTTAATACTGGTCATCTTTGATTTTTTAATGGGCTGCTCCTCTGGATCCAACAAGACCAAATAATCAGAACGGTAAAAAAGACCCGTAGAATTAATTCGAATCCATGTTTCACTGTTTTTTGTTGATATTTTATCAACAACCCCCCTTGTTTTGGTTCCAACGTACTGAACAAAAGATCCTTGTTCTATTATCCTGTTCCTATAATCACGAGCAACCATAAAATCCCTCTAGGAATGAATTCAAACTTTTGATTTATAGACTTTTTTATATGTAGCTAATAATTATTGAATATTCTTAGAAATAAATTTTGGGATTAGGAAATAAATGATATTTTTGATAACCAGTGCCAATACAGATATGATTGAGGTACAAATTAAAAGTTTTAAAGGGGTAAAAATTGTTATCAAAAAAGTATTATTCCATCCATTTCTGCATTAAATCCAAGGAAGAAGTGGCGTCTAAAGAAATCGGAGTTAGTGTGGCACATCTTTCCCGTTTTAAAGTGTGCACATCAGTGTCTTTTTGATCATCCTCCACAGGATCACCGTCAATCCAATAATATGGCCTTCCCCGAGGATCCAAGCGTTCCTTGATATGTATTCGGTACATTCTCTCACCTAACCGTGTGAGTCTGATCTTATCATTCTGTGGTTTTGAGGGAATGTTGAGGTTTAAAAAATCAACTCCTTTAGGTAAACCTTTTTCCAGTATCATCCTAGCTACTCGTTCAGTTAGTTTTTCAGCATGTGAAAAATCAATATCCACATGACCATCATGGAACTTGATATCGCCACGAGTTACTTGTATGGAGACTGAAAGGGCAGGAATTCCATGAACTGCGGCTTCCATAGCAGCACCTATAGTTCCTGAAGTTGTAAGTTCAGATTTGCCTAGATTTTCCCCGATATTTATTCCAGAAATAACCAGGTCTGGTTTTTTGTTAGCAATTTGATATATCCCGATAATCACCGCATCAGTTGGGGTTCCAGAAACCATATGCGCTTCCGTTCCATCAGCCATGTTTGTGCTGGTAACTCTAACCGGTTCAAAAAGGGTTAAAGCATGGCCAATTCCACTTTGCTGGGTTGCAGGTGCGACTACAATAGTTTTACCTAGATTTTCAGCGGCATTTTTAGCCGCCATTATCCCAGATGAGTTAACCCCATCATCATTAGTTAGAAGAATAGTCATAGAGGCAGATTATATATCTTCACCTCTAAATAGTTTGCGTGATTCTTTCTGATTACGTATGGGAACAGTTTTAAGTATAAAGAAGTAGAAAACAATTAGTATAATGTAATAGATATTGAAATTATGATTTGATGTTAAATCATCCCTGTTCGAAGGTGGGGTAATTGGATAAAAACAGATTAATAAATTTCATGGCAAGGGTAATGGAGGAATCTGGCTTTAAGGTTTACCGGAACTTTCAGACTTCTCGACATATCATAGACATATATGGAGTTCTTCCCACTGTTTTAGGCGATATAGGAGTTGTGGTTTCATGTAAAAACTATGATGATAGATGGGAAGTTGGATTAGATGTTTTGAAAGAAATGGAAATGGTTGCAAAAACCCTTAAGGCTTCAAAAATAGTGGTAGTGACGACTTCATACTTCACCAACAGCGCCATTAACTATGCAAGCCGTAGAAATATTAAAACCATAGATAAAGATGGTTTAATGGTTTTAGCCAAGAAATTCTCAGCTCAGAAAAATGAATATAGTGGTGCTGAAGTATATGACCAAGATGATGATTCTGATGCAAGTGGAGTAACAGAAATTTACAAGCCCTCCTCAAAAACTTCCTCATCATTTCCCAAAACAAGTCCAACTTCATCTAGTTTTTTTAGTAGGAGCAAAGTTACTTTAAATAGGGCCAAAAGAAGAGGATCATTGTCTGAAACCCTTTCATTGCCAAGCCCAGGAATAAAACCCCTACTTACTAACACTGTGTCTTTAATTATTATCGTCTATTTTCTGTCATCATTGATAACTTATTTCATAGGAACAAATGCAGCCACATTAGGGATTTACAAAATACTAACCGCAGCAGCACTCTCATATGGGTTGGTACTCCTATCAGATCGGGATTTAAACACTATTTTAACCAAAGGCACCATCGTCTTCTTTGTAGTATTGGTGATCTACGTTCTGGTTATTGTATTCTTTTAAAAAATATAATCTGCCATTACGCCATTACAATAAATTAACAAATTTATTCTGAACATTCCCAGAGATAGTGAAATATGTGCTAAATAAATGAATAAGTCCAATACCATTCTTAATCCAAACCCAGTAACATATAATTTAATTATGGCAACTTCTAATCTCCAACATGGCCCATGAAAAATAGTAATAAAAATATTCAATGGGCCGGAGGAGATTCGAACTCCTGATCACCTCGGTGTGAGCGAGGTATCATACCCCTAGACCACCGGCCCTATGGGATTTGAAATGATCTAAAGAAGATTTAGAATATTATAATAACAAAGAAAGGCTAATTGATGGTTTTAAAAGTGGGCCGGAGGAGATTCGAACTCCTGATCACCTCGTTGTAAGCGAGGTATCATACCCCTAGACCACCGGCCCATGGTTAGCACTTCCATGGTTTGACTGGTAGATTATATAAAGTTTTCCAAGTTGTGGAACTGAAAGTAAATGATGTATGATAAAGTTTAGAAATTTACATGAATTTGATGTTTTTCTTTCTATAAGCATTACCTTCCAAAAAATAATCCCCATTCCACCACAATATGTTACGCGGGAATTACTTGTTTATTAAAAATAATTTGATATTTAAAATTGTTAGAGTTTCGTGGGTTATCTAGATAACCACGATATATGTCTGTCTGTACTGACATTTATCAAGATGAACACTTGATGGATGAAATATGAAAATAAGTAATCTTTCGTATTCGGTTTTGAAGGTTTACTTTCATCCCCTGTATTAGGTGAATGATTTTATAATTAACATTGCAAAACTCGTGCAAATCCATTGCCAAGGATTTCAAAAAATCATGAGATGTTTCAATGTCATGATCCTTAAATCTATCGTTAAATCGTCTTAAAACATTATAATATAGTATATCTGATCATGAAGATTTCTTTTTGTTTTGAACTTATGGATAACGTTCTCACTAAGGCTTGGCTCAGAGCAATGCCCAAGGTAGTGGTAGATTTAAAATCCATTTTTGGAAAAAAATAAAAAAGTTGCATTGAAATCTTTTTAGTTTAAACAGCCATAACCCCACTAATTATAGTTATTTATATAAAAATTAAATATTACCACTTAATTCCAACACGTACTACTTCAATAAGAACAGTATAAATATTTAAGTACCTAATTCTTGTGTGGAAAAACAATTTAATAAGTAGTTCAACCTAATAAATTCTGGAAAGATCACTTAATTTTATGAGGGATATCATGGCCTTTGACGACTCAGGAAAAATATGGTTCAATGGAGAATTCGTTAATTGGAAAGATGCGCAAGTTCACGCATTATCACATGTAGTACACTACGGATCCAGTGTTTTTGAAGGAATAAGATGTTATAAGACAATGCAAGGCCCAGCAGTGTTCCGTTTACAGGAACATGTGACTCGTCTATATAATTCCGCCAAAATCTATCGGATGGAAATCCCATACACTCAAGAAGATTTCTGCAAAGCCATCATTGATACCATCAAGATCAATAAACTGGATGCATGTTACATCCGCCCTGCGATATTCAGAGGCTACGCTGAACTTGGAGTATATCCCTTGAATTGCCCCGTGGAGTGCCTCATAGCAGTTTGGGCTTGGGGAAAATATTTGGGGGAAGAAGCCCTTGAACATGGTGTAGATGTTGGTGTGTCCACTTGGCGTCGTATGGCCCCTAATACAATGCCTAACATGGCCAAAGCTGGTTCCAACTATATGAACAGTCAGTTGGCGAAGATGGAGGCAGTTTCCAATAATTATGATGAAGCAATTATGCTGGATTATCATGGAATGGTGAGTGAAGGAAGTGGAGAAAACATTTTTCTAGTGAAAGATGGAATTCTGTACACCCCACCTCGGTCTTCTTCATTGCTGGATGGAATAACCAGAAATTCCATTATCACTTTGGCCAGTGAAATAGATTTAGAAGTTCGAGAGGAAGAAATTCCCCGAGAAATGCTTTATATTGCTGATGAAATCTTCTTAACAGGAACTGCCGCTGAAGTGACCCCTATACGATCTGTGGACCGAATAATGGTTGGTAGTGGTTCAAGGGGAGAAATTACCAAGAAACTCCAGGAAAGTTTTTTTGCAATATTAGAGGGAAACACAGCAGATACACATAACTGGCTAACCTATATTGAATAATAATTTACTAACTGTTTCAAACACTTATTTTTTCGTTTGAAATAGTTGATCTCCACTTAGTTAATGTTTTTTAAATTCAATTCTAGGGGCAATTTATTGAAATTTTGTTGCTGGATTGTAATTTGTGTTAAAAATTGTAGGAGGGAATAAATATAAGTCAATTATTTCAAAAAAATTATAACTTAAAACTTATAACTTATAACTATTATTACTTTGACTAGCTGAAAACATGTGAACTATCGCGAATAGTTCATTAAAATGTATAAATCATTATAAAAAATTACAATTAATTTAAATTAGGAGAAATTCTTTATGGATATCATTCAAGCAATAATAATGGGCATGGTTCAGGGTTTAACTGAATTTCTACCAGTTAGTAGTTCTGCACACTTGGTGATTTTGCCAGAGTTACTGGGAGCAAAATCCAGTTTGGCATTCGACACCCTCTTACATGTTGGTACATTAGTAGCAGTAGTAGGATACTTTTGGAAAGACATTTTAGCAATGATCAAAGCCTTTTTTTCTAGTTTAAAAGATCTTTTTCGTGGTAATTTCAAAGATGGCGTGAAAAATGACCCATTTAAAAGATTGACTTGGCTGGTTTTTGTGGGCACGATCCCTGCTGGGCTTATGGGTGTTCTGTTAAAAAATCAGTTTGAAATTCTTTTCAACTCCTTGACAGCCGTTGGGTTCTTCCTACTTATAACTGGAGTAATATTATGGTCAGCAGAATGGATTGCACAGAAAAATAAGGGAAAAAAAGGAAAAAAGATAAAAGAAGTTTCGTTTACTAATTCCCTGATCATAGGCCTATTCCAGGGATTTGCCATAGCACCAGGAATATCACGTTCTGGATCCACAATTGCAGCAAGCCTATTTTTAGGGCTTGAAAGAAAATTAGCTGCGCGATATAGTTTTATATTATCCATACCTGCAATATTAGGTGCTGCACTAATTCAAATCAAAGATATTGTAAGTTTTGACTCAAACATTGGTGTTTTAATATGTGGTTTTCTGTCATCCGCAATATTCAGTTATTTGGCTGTTAAATTCATGATGGGTTACATCCAAAAGCACAGCCTCGTGATTTTCTCATACTACTGCTGGATAGTTGGAACACTGACCCTTTTAATACCCCTGTTCTGGAAATAAACCCATATCTATTCTTTTTTCTTGATTAATATTGAGTAATTTGGGCCAGAACAGTGCAGGGAGCACTGTCGATGTTGCCAACTTGCCAGGGTACAACCAAGACTTTTTCCAATTCAGTTTTTTCCCCCACAACACGTAGATCTAGATCCTCGACTAAAACCAGGGGTTTTCCTAAATTGACTTCCTTCATAAACGCATTCTTATGAACTTCTATAGACTCTTTCATTCTACCATAACGAGACATGGATATTGAGTCAATACCCAGACAAGCTAGGTTTGGAAGTTGGCAACGAAGATGAAAAACCGCTTCTGGAGAAATTCCAGGATTTTGTGTTGAATATTTTTCAGGATTTTCATCATGATATGTTCCAAAGCCAGTGCGAAGGAATAAACAGTCAATATCTTCAATTAAATCTTTTTTACTTAATAAATAAGAGATATCTTGCTTATTTATCAATTCATCCTGGTTTTTTGGACAGTCCAAAATGATTGGATTGTGAAAAACTAATTCATCAGGATCATAGTCCGATATAATCTTTCCATCCTTAAGAAAATGAGCAGGTGCGTCAACATGGGTTCCTGAATGATTTTCTACCGTGATAATGGAAGTATTATAATTATCTCCTGTTAAAATCTGATTTTGAGGAGTTATTTGTGGTTTTTGAAGATCAGGGTGGAGTGGGCTGTTAGAATTTAGAGTGTAAGAAAGTCGTATGTATTTATACCTTTTGGAAAGATTCTTTTTTCGATTCATAATTCCCCTATTATAATTTCATCATCCACAATGAAAAGTTAAAAAATTTGTTTACATAACTCCTCTGTTTTAATTCTTATTTCTTCGATAGAAACTCCTTTAAGATTTGCGGCTAACATTGCCCCGCCAGCCCCGGCACCCTCCTTTACTGCGCCATTCACATAATTTTTAAGACCAAGATTTTCGGATTTTCCGAATCCAGGGTCAACTGCAAATATGTTAATTGGTGCAATTTGTTTGGTAATGTAGTGTATGTCTGAAGTTTCATCGGTAGCCACGAAAATTGTTGTGGTAATGCAGACATCATCAAAGGAAAAATCAGGTAAAGCTTCTTTGAGGAATGCACACACAGCTGTCATCTGGGTGCCTCCGGCTAACGTCACTGGTACAGTACTTCCAGCAGTAATGCCAGCTACAGCAGGAATCATTGGATCTCCCAACGCTTGCACGGCCTGAAAAGGATCTAGTGGAAGTTGATCACTTAATCCGGAAGCTTCTAGCCCTTTTTCTACAGTTTGGCGTTTTAGTGTG
This Methanobacterium sp. DNA region includes the following protein-coding sequences:
- a CDS encoding acetolactate synthase large subunit, whose product is MKGSQAIIKSLTDEGVDVVFGYPGGVLLPLYDVIYDSDLKHVLVRHEQCAAHAADGYARASGKVGVCIGTSGPGATNLVTGIATAYMDSAPIVALAGQVGTPLIGNDAFQEVDTIGITMPISKHSYQAMKPSEIPEMIRSSFYIARTGRPGPVVVDLPKDVQEGELEYPESITIDLPGYKPTKKGHPLQVKKASEMILNCKKPVILAGGGVIHSNSSEELKHLSELIGAPVTTTLMGKSSFPEDHPLSLGMLGMHGRKVSNMMVNECDCLIAVGCRFSDRTTGDVTKFAPNAKLIHIDVDPAEIGKNIPVDLPIVGDAKIILSHLIRAISQSESRDTQSWVDYVSSFRAKCMPRLSFEEMPLKPQQVIKEISEAVTDETIVTTDVGQNQMWMAHYFTSRNPRKFISSGGLGTMGFGFPAAMGAKVAIPENDVVAVCGDGGFLMVCQDLATVKEYDIPVVVCVMDNRYLGMVFQWQKLFYEERISHTKLKAMPDFVKLAEAFGVNAYRVERPGEMKETLQEALKSGEPSLIDVMIDPNEILPMVPPGCGLTEIIGEDEIGKGNSDEIPYKSSAKETGGD
- the ilvN gene encoding acetolactate synthase small subunit; amino-acid sequence: MKYPTNLLPRKLEVINVDELRSHIISAIVMHRPGVLQRVAGLFTRRGFNIDSITVGPSEQEGLARMTIISTGDDKVLEQITKQLNKIIEVIKVRDLNADVTVTRELCLIKTHATSERARSEIIQYANIFRGRIVDVGPENLTLEITGAPEKIDALIDLLKSFGVKEVARTGPTAISRGSKTI
- the ilvC gene encoding ketol-acid reductoisomerase, producing MKIYYEKDVDMDVLKDKTVAVIGYGSQGMAQSRNMSESGLDVIVGLRKGGDSWETAIEHDMPVMTVEEASKEADIIHILIPDEIQGQVYKKSIQPGIKQGNAISFSHGYNIHFQYIKPPKNVDIIMIAPKGPGSTVRKQYLDGFGVPGLVAVEQDYTGNALQVALAMGQGSGLTRAGVLETTFKEETETDLFGEQAVLCGGATELIKAGFQTLVEGGYQPELAYFETCHELKLIVDLIYQKGFAGMWNDVSNTAEFGGLTRRDRIITEKSRNEMKQILKEIQTGKFAKEWALENQAGRPQLNRMRDIENELEIEKQGKKLRKLCGLEK
- a CDS encoding methanogenesis marker 12 protein; translated protein: MVFVGMDHGTTGVSFTILEDNITHFKIGRDELSSGEVSALAELSQRIETEKIKLMAITYAMGDGITKITPLNKVKDRGILSIEGAGKVTGGGTTVYDEIENSSIPTVLIPGLHQGTPSMDPLFREAYSHHASAEKVSICYNAHLKTGYENFIVSDISSNTVSILLENGIIKGAVDACLGSMGIIHGPLDLKMIRDIDEGVRTANECFSRAGAVKVAGIDEKVAKAKDVLLKKYQGGDHKAELALETMLMTITMEIYGLAGVAHNEIEGVVLTGSVGSMREPFDFFGNLKDKIENIGEVVMIPPTSGSIGSAQIAKAIYEGAKDILGIKVL
- a CDS encoding DUF2098 family protein — protein: MVARDYRNRIIEQGSFVQYVGTKTRGVVDKISTKNSETWIRINSTGLFYRSDYLVLLDPEEQPIKKSKMTSIKEKVVQSKNYRKIAPTEISDHNDGPGYGGG
- the surE gene encoding 5'/3'-nucleotidase SurE; its protein translation is MTILLTNDDGVNSSGIMAAKNAAENLGKTIVVAPATQQSGIGHALTLFEPVRVTSTNMADGTEAHMVSGTPTDAVIIGIYQIANKKPDLVISGINIGENLGKSELTTSGTIGAAMEAAVHGIPALSVSIQVTRGDIKFHDGHVDIDFSHAEKLTERVARMILEKGLPKGVDFLNLNIPSKPQNDKIRLTRLGERMYRIHIKERLDPRGRPYYWIDGDPVEDDQKDTDVHTLKRERCATLTPISLDATSSLDLMQKWME
- a CDS encoding branched-chain amino acid transaminase, with the translated sequence MAFDDSGKIWFNGEFVNWKDAQVHALSHVVHYGSSVFEGIRCYKTMQGPAVFRLQEHVTRLYNSAKIYRMEIPYTQEDFCKAIIDTIKINKLDACYIRPAIFRGYAELGVYPLNCPVECLIAVWAWGKYLGEEALEHGVDVGVSTWRRMAPNTMPNMAKAGSNYMNSQLAKMEAVSNNYDEAIMLDYHGMVSEGSGENIFLVKDGILYTPPRSSSLLDGITRNSIITLASEIDLEVREEEIPREMLYIADEIFLTGTAAEVTPIRSVDRIMVGSGSRGEITKKLQESFFAILEGNTADTHNWLTYIE
- a CDS encoding undecaprenyl-diphosphate phosphatase, whose translation is MDIIQAIIMGMVQGLTEFLPVSSSAHLVILPELLGAKSSLAFDTLLHVGTLVAVVGYFWKDILAMIKAFFSSLKDLFRGNFKDGVKNDPFKRLTWLVFVGTIPAGLMGVLLKNQFEILFNSLTAVGFFLLITGVILWSAEWIAQKNKGKKGKKIKEVSFTNSLIIGLFQGFAIAPGISRSGSTIAASLFLGLERKLAARYSFILSIPAILGAALIQIKDIVSFDSNIGVLICGFLSSAIFSYLAVKFMMGYIQKHSLVIFSYYCWIVGTLTLLIPLFWK
- a CDS encoding cyclase family protein, which translates into the protein MNRKKNLSKRYKYIRLSYTLNSNSPLHPDLQKPQITPQNQILTGDNYNTSIITVENHSGTHVDAPAHFLKDGKIISDYDPDELVFHNPIILDCPKNQDELINKQDISYLLSKKDLIEDIDCLFLRTGFGTYHDENPEKYSTQNPGISPEAVFHLRCQLPNLACLGIDSISMSRYGRMKESIEVHKNAFMKEVNLGKPLVLVEDLDLRVVGEKTELEKVLVVPWQVGNIDSAPCTVLAQITQY